The window GGAGTGGAGTAGCCCGTAGTAGGGGTTGCGTACGTCGCGCACGAGAAGCCCGACCACGTCAGATGCGCTGCCTGCCAACTGTCGTGCGGCCCCGTTGCGGATGTATCCCGTGCGGCGGATGGCGTCCAGCACCGCACTTCGGGTCGACTCCGAGACCCCGGCAGAACCGTCGAGCACGCGGGAAACCGTTGCGTCGGACACGTTCGCCTCGCGAGCGACGTCCTTCATGGTCACGCGCGGCCACGTGCGCGTCCGACGCGCTGCGGTCATGTCATGGCCTGCGTGCGCCACGGCCCACAAGGAAGTCCTGCAGCAGACCCGGCCAGTCTGTCTGGATCACATCGGCGCCGGTGTCCACGAGGCGCCCCCACCCATCCTCAGGATCCTCAAGCACCGAGATCGTGTCATCCCACCCGGCCAGCAGGTCTGAGCCATTGCCCAGGTCCAGCGCGTTCATGTAGGAGAACGTAGCGCGTTCGCGCAGTCCATGGGACCACGCCGGGTCGCAGAACGGATGTGTGGGATCGGCGGTTACCGCCTCGATTCCTACGACGTTGAGCCGCGAGTCCCCCAGGAGCGCTTCCGCCGCCTCGGCGGACTTGGCGATGGGCAGCAGCGGATACTTGGTGTCGTGTCGCCGCGCGGCGTGCAGCGCCTCGTCGTCCGTCGCATCCACCTTCATCAGGACCCGGTCGGCCACGCCATGCTTATCGAGCACATCCAAGAACCCCGGCCAATAGCGCCACGACCTGTCGACGTTCAGTAGCGCGTCGGGACAATCGTCCAGTAGCGCCTCCAGTCGCTGCACGCGCACCAGTGGCGCCGCTGTCCGATGAGGGTAAGCGAGCTGATCGATCTCGACCGAACTCATCGTCTGCAGGTTACGGTCGATGCCGAAGTGCTGCCGTTCGTAACCGTCATGGAAGACGAAGTACTCGCCATCGAGTGAGCGGACGACGTCGATCTCGACCAAGTCGCCGCCGCTGCGGACGGCGGCGGTCACGGCGGCAGCCGTGTTCTCGGCGACCATGCCCTGTCCGGTGCCGCGGTGCACGGCGATGAGGAGACCGCGCAGCGCGAAGCGATCATTGAGGCGCCGGTTGATCAGAGTGTGCGCGGGTTGCCCGAACTCCGAGCGGCGAATGTTGGTGACGTCAGCGGTCATCGGATGCTCTTTCGGGGCGTTCGGGTGATTGCAGCACTGGTGGGAAGGGGAGAACGTCGGCGGGGCTTGCGCCCGTACACCGCCCACATCGCCGCCGTGGAGATGACCATGATCAGCACCGTGTAGACGTAGCTCAGGGCCACGCCGTCACTGATGGTCTCGGCGCTCGTCGCGTTCTTGATGACGATGCCCAGGGGCTGGAGCAGCGGGTGGGAGAGGAAAATCGCCGAGTCATAGTCGTCGAGAAGGCTCGTGAAGTTGAGCGCACTGATCGCCGCAGCCGTGGGCGCGATGAGCGGCAGCAGCACCCGACGGAAGGTGTACATCTGGCTGGCGCCGAGCATGGACGCCGCTTCCTCGAGGTTGTTCGGCACGCCGGCGAAAGCGGCCTTGAGCAGCCGGAACGTGAATGGGATCTTCCCGATGATGTAGGCGATCGCGAGTATCCAGAAACTGCCCGTGAGCACCGCGCCCAGCACCGCGGGTTGTGGCCGGTTGAACGTGAGAATCAGTCCGAGGGCGATCATCGTCGAGGGGAGGAACCACGGGATGTGTAGGAGATACTCGATCACCCGCGTGAGGGTGTTCTTGTTGTGCTGCACCATCCGCGCAGCGAAAACCATCAACGCGAGCGCCACCGTCGCTGCGATGATGCCGTACGCGACACTCACGAGGAACGGCTGCAGCCCCTTCTGGGTCGTGAAGACAGCGACGTAGTTGTCAACCGTGAAACTCGACGCGCTAAGCGTGCCCGAACTGATCGCGGTGACCTCGGTGAACGAATACAGCACCACCAAAGCCGGGGGTAGCACGTACACGACGAACAAGGCGTAGGCGATCACATGGGTGACGGCGTTCACGACCGGGTTGTGGATGCGCTGCTTCTCCAGCGGCGTCGGGACCTTCGACACTGAGAAGTACACGCCACCTCGCTCCACCCGGTTGAGTACTGCAAGCAGCACCACGGTTGCGATACCGAGGAGGATGGCGAGCGTCGCCGCGAGGTCTTGGGAGGTCGACGTGGTGGCGAACGCGAGGATCATGGGGCTGACCGTCTGGAAGTCCCGGCCGCCGAGGACCTGCGGTGCGGCCAGCGCGCCCAACCCGCCGAGGAAGGTCAGGATCGTGATCGCGAAGATCATCGGTTTCAGCACCGGCAGCACGATCCGGCGCAGAATGGACAGGTCGCTCGCCCCCATCATTCGCGCTGCCTCGATGGTCTGCAGGTCCACCTTGCTTATCGCTGCGGCGAGGAAGAGCAGGTGGTTGCCGGTCGATGCGAAGGTCATCACCGCGACGACGGCGAACATCCCGGAGAACCAGTTGGGGTCCAATTCGGGAAACAACTGCATCGCGAGGCGAGTCACGGCACCCGTCGGTCCGTAGACCTGCTTGTACCCGAACACCAGGACGATGCCACCGCAGACGAGGGTGCTCGCGTACCCGATCCACAGCAGGCGGGCGCCGCGGATCGCGTAGAACCGGGTCACCAGCACGAGGAAAATGCCGACGATGTTCACCGTGATGGAGAGGATCGTGGCCAGCAGCACGCTGTTCCACAACGACCGCACCGCACGCTCGGAGCCGAAGAGGCGGTCGAACGCGCGCAGCGTGATGCTGCCGGTGTCGTCAGTGAACACCTCGCCCAGGAGAGTGACGTTCGGCATGATCAGGAACGCGCCGATACCCCAGGCGAGCACGACGGTGACCGCGAGCCAGAGCGGGTTGCGCAGCATGCGCAGCGAGCGGGTCACCTCTCGACGTCCGCGGCTGGATACTGCAGGACGTGCTGGGCGGGCAGCGCGAGCCGCACGCGCGTTCCCGGCTCGTGTCCGACCGTCCCGTCTTCGCGGACGATCGCGCGGAGCACGCCGAGGGGCCCGCAGTCCACGGCGTACGCCGAGTTGGTGCCGTGATACACCCTCGACGCCACGGTTCCAGCCACGACCGGCTGGTCGACATTCTCGTCACCTGCGAGAAGGGTCGGTTTCTCCAGGCGCAGGTAGCTCGTCGCCGCCGGGTCCAGGTGTGTCGCCCCCTGTTCACGCAGATGTGCCACAAGGGCAGCCTCCAGGCGATTGGCCTCACCTATGAATGTGCAAACAAACTCCGTCGTCGAGTGGGCGTACACCTCTTCGGGTGTGCCCACCTGCTCGATACGACCGCCGTTCATGACCGCTACACGGTCCGACATAGCCAGCGCCTCGTCCTGGTCGTGGGTCACATACACCGTCGTGATCCCGAAGCGCTGCTGCAGTTGCTTAAGCTGCAGCCGCAGCTGCTGGCGCAGCTTGGCATCGAGGTTGGACAGCGGCTCGTCCAGCAGCAGGATCTTGGGGCGCAGCACGAGCGATCGAGCAATCGCGACGCGTTGCTGCTGGCCGCCGGAGAGTTCGCTGACGTTCTTGGTCAGCTGATCCGGGCGCAGTTCCACTTCGGAGGCGATCGCGTGCACTCGCTCGGCGACCTCGGCGGCGCTGACCCGCTTGGTCTTCAAGCCGAAGGCGATGTTCTCCGCCACGCTCATCGACGGGAAGAGTGCATAGTTCTGGAACACCATCCCGAGGTCGCGCTGGTCGCTGCGCAGCCGGGTGACGTTCTTGCCCCCGATGGTGATGGTGCCTGAGGCGGGCGCGGTGAGTCCCGCGAGGGTGCGCAGCGCCGTGGTCTTGCCGCAGCCCGACGGGCCCAGGAGGGTGAAGAACTCACCCTCCTGGACCGTCAGGGAGAAGCTCGGCAACGCGGTGAAGTCTGCGTACGTCACGGTGACGTCGGAGAAGGTGATCACTTTTCGATTCGCATTCCAGCCGGGGTGCCGACTCGGTGAGGGGGCTCAGCCCAGGTGGTTCAGTTCGATCTCTTCGACCCAGCTCGAGAGGTTCTCGGCCACGAATGCCCAGTCGATGTCCTGAGCGGTGAACGACGCCGTCATCTCCACCGCGTCCGGGTTCGCATCGGCGATCGCGTCGGCGTTGGTCGGCGCGGTGAAGAACTCCTGAGACCAGGCGGCCTGGATTTCCGCGCTGCCGAACCAATCGACGAACTCCTGCGCGAGCTCGGCGTTGTCGCTGCCCTTGACCACTCCGATGCCCTGGTTGACGAGGGGTACGCCGACCGAGGGGCGAATGGCTTCGCTCTGCACCCCGTACTCCTGCTCGCGGCTGGCCTTGCCGGCGAGCCACATCTGACCCATGTCGACTTCGCCGGAGGACATCCGCGCGTAGAGGTCCGTACCCTCCACCACGGGGGAGCCGTGTTCGAAGAAGCTGTCGATGGCGGCCCAGCCGTCTTCGCTGATGCCGAGGTAGCCGTCGTCCTCGCGATAGCGGCTGAGCAGGCTGGTCACCACCAGTTGCGTCGTGCCGCCGGTGAGCGTGGTGGCCGTCTCGTAGCGGCCATGGAAAGACTCGTCCTCGAAGAGATCGGTCCAGTCCTGCGGTGCATCACCCGGGTTCGCGAAGGCCTCCGTGTTGTACACGATCATGATCGGCTCCTGCACGATCGCGTGATAGACGCCGCTGGGGTCGATCGGCTCGACCTTGTCGGCCCAGGCCGGCTCGTAGGCCTCGAGCGCGTCGGCGGCCTTCATGTACTCGAAGTGCACGTTGTTCGGGCCGAAGACCACATCGGCGATGGGGTTCGTCGCCTCGGCGATGACGCGCTGCGCGATTTCTCCACCGCCGGCATCCACGTACTCCACATCGAACCCCGCCTCAGCGGCCTGCGCGACGAGCCACTCGCCCCGCCCATCGGATACCGAGTTGGAGTAAACGATCAGGGTCTCGTCGCCGCCTCCCTCGGCGGGCGATGAAGCATCCGTGGCGCAGCCGGACAGAATGAGGCCGGTCAGGGCGATCCCCGTGGCGGTGGGCAACGCGACTCGACGGTGGGTCATGTGCTATTCCTTTGGTCGTTGTAGATCCGAGGATCGATGTATGCGCTTACATGACTACCACGCATGCGCGTGCGCCACCATTGTTTATGTCGATACGCGTTGGACCCGTCGTCGTGGACGGCGGTTCACGGCGGTCGCATAGATTCCACCCTCTAGCCTGAGCGGATGGACTTCGCGCTCGAGCTGACCCCCGATCTCATCGCCGTGTTCTTCACGTTGTTCGTGTTGGAGGTCGTGCTCGGCGTCGACAACGTCATCTTCATCTCGATCCTCGCCTCCAAGCTCCCCGTAGAGCAGCAGGCCAAGGCGCGGAACCTCGGGCTCACGCTCGCGATGGTCATCCGGGTGGTGCTGGTCTGCTTCGCCGGCTGGATCATCACGCTGAAGGACGACATCTTCGAGTTGTTCGGGATGGGCTTCTCCGTGAAGGACATCATCCTCATCGCCGGTGGCCTGTTCCTGGTCTACAAGGCTGTCACCGAGATCCACCACAAGCTCGAGGGTGAGGAAGACTCCCACGGCGCGGCGCCGAAGACGATCACCTTCGCTTCGGTGCTGACGCAGATTCTGCTGCTGGACATCGTCTTCTCGCTGGACTCCGTCATCACCGCCGTCGGCATGACCGATAACATCCTCGTCATCGTCGCGGTGGTCGTGCTGTCGTTCGGCATCATGCTGTTCGCGTCGAAGTTCATCTTCACGTTCGTGAACAACCACCCCACCGTGAAGATGCTGGCGCTGTCGTTCCTGCTGCTGATCGGTGTGTTCCTCATCGCCGAGGGCTTCGGTGTGCACATCGACAAGGCCCTGATCTACGCGCCGATGGCGTTCGCGATCCTCGTCGAGGCCCTGAACCTGGTCTACGCGGCCAACAAGGCCAAGCGCGAGCACCGTCGCCAGCAGGCCGTGAAGCTGCGCCCCCGGTACGTCGACGTCGACGAGTCGGTCGCCGTCGCCGCTGCGGTGTCGAAGGCTCCGGATGCCGGTGCCGTCGGGATCTCCCGCAAGCCCGTCGCCGGCAACGTCGACCCCGACGCCTCCCGCGCCGGCCTCGGCTGACCCGCTGCCGAGTGAGTATTCGCGCTCCCGAGTGAGTATTCGCGCTGCCGAGTGAGTATTCGTCGCGTCGAGGTGCGGTCTCAGCGGTCGAGGTAGCCCATGTGCTGGGCGTTGTAGCGGTCACCCTGGACGCCGATGCGGCGGGTGAGGCCGTCCAGGTCGTCTCGTTCGTCCGCGGACAGCCCCACGGTCGTCGCGGCTGCGTTCTCCTCGATGCGGGAGGTGCTGCGGGTGCCGGGGATGGGCACGATCCACGGGTGCTGCGCGAGCAGCCACGCCAGCGCGACCTGCGCCGGAGTGACGTCCTTGGCGGCGGCGAGTTCTTTGACCTGATCGACCAGCGCCTGATTCGCGGCCAGGTTTCCTTCCTCGAAGCGGGGAACGCGTCGTCGGATGTCGTTCTCGCTGAAGGTGGTGGATGTGGTGACGGTGCCGGTGAGGAATCCCTTGCCGAGGGGGCTGAAGGGCACGAATCCGATGCCGAGTTCGGCGAGGGTGGGGAGCACGTCGGTTTCGGGGTCCCGGGTCCAGAGTGAGTATTCGCTCTGGACGGCGGTGACAGGGAAGACCTCGTGGGCGCGGCGGATGGTGGCGGCGGATGCCTCCGATAGCCCGAAATGGCGCACCTTGCCTTCCGCGACGAGCTCCCCGACGGTGCCCGCGACGTCCTCGATGGGAACGTTCGGGTCGACGCGATGCTGGTAGAACAGGTCGATCACGTCGGTACGGAGCCGTTCGAGGGATGCATCGGCGACGCGGCGGATCTGCTCGGGTCGACTGTTCAGGCCGACGCTGATGCCGTGCTGGATGTCCCAACCGAACTTCGTCGCGATCACGACCTGATCTCGCACCGGCGCGAGAGCTTCGCCGACCAGTTCCTCGTTGACGTACGGCCCGTACACTTCGGCGGTGTCGAATAAGGTGACGCCGAGGTCGACGGCGGATCGCAGCACCGCGATCATGTCGCCGCGGGACCCGGGATTCGGGCCGTAGCTCTGGGACATGCCCATGCAGCCCAGCCCGACGGCGGAGACTTGCAGCCCCCGTCCGAGTGTTCGTGTGTGCATCGTGCTGCTCCTTCACGGTGTCGTCCCTGACGGCGAGGCTACGCGCAGAGTCGTCAGCGGGGCATGCTCTGCCAGGACACAGCCATTTTCGGGACGAGATGCTTCGGGCGGGGCCTGAGGCGTCGTGGTAGTTCCGTCTCACCCCTGTGCGCAGTACGCTCCGAGCCCGAGGGCCGCGCGAGGTCATATGAGCCTGCTGTCGGCTGGAGACAATGGGAAAGCGCGAACGATGTGGTGTGTAGAGAGGGTGAGAATGCGGAGGACCGCGCCGTCACGAGGGTCCGCCGCATGACCGGGACCAGGGTGCACGACGGACCGGGCGGTCCGAGGAGGAGCGCACCGTGGGTTCCCGTGTCCGCCGCCCTCGGCTGGGTCGGACTGCTCGTGCACAATGTGGCCGATTTACCCGGTCAGACGATCCTCAGCCCAGAATCGCTCATCCCTCTGGCACTGACGGTCGTGCTCGTCGCTGCGTGGTTCACGCGGTTGCGATCCGTCGCAGCGTGGGCTCTTTTGGGGTGGGGTGTGTTGAACCTCCTGGGCGCAATCTTCACCGTGCTGCCCCTGCCGATCCTCCCTTTCGATCCGGCTCAGACCTCCGCCCACTACGCGTTCCACGTGCTCTACGGGATCACCCAAGTGCCGCTCGTCGTCTCCACTGCGATCTGGCTCCGGAGCCGCATCGGGGGTCTTGACGACGACAGGCATCCGTCGTAACGTGCAACCAAATGGTTGTACAAACGGAATTGACCGATGATGAGACCGACCGCCTGTTCCACGCACTGGCGGCCGCGACGCGGCGCGACATCCTGCGGCGGACGCTCGAACACGAGCAGTCCGTCTCGGCACTCGCCGCCGCGTACGACATGTCGTTCGCGGCCGTGCAGAAGCACGTCGCCGTGCTCGAGATGGCCGGGCTCATCGTCAAGCGCGCCGAAGGGCGCGAGCGGCTCGTGCGGGCGGATCCGACCATGATCGCCCGGGCACGCGCCCTCCTCGCGGCCTACGAAGCTCTGTGGCGCGCTCGCATCGACCGGCTGGACGATCTGCTGGCCGAACCCACCGAACCACCCTCTCCCTCAACGACGCAAGGAGATTGACATGCCCGTGACAGATGTCACCACCGACCCCGAAGAGCTCACGATGACGCTCAGCGCCGAGTTCGCCGCCCCCGTCGAACGCGTCTGGCAGGCGTTCACCGACCCGCGGGAGCTGGAGCGGTTCTGGGGTCCTCCCGGCTGGCCGGCCACCTTCACCGAGTTCGACCTCACAGTCGGCGGCCGCGTCCGCTACGAAATGGTCAGTCAGCAGGGCGAGCACGCCCGTGGCGCCTGGGAGTTCCTTTCGATCGAGCAACCCACGCGCTTCGAAGTCATCGATTCCTTCGTAGACGAGGACGGCGCCCCTTCCGAAGGGATGCCGCCCGGGATGCGGGTGACCTACGACTTCGAGCCGACGGCCGACGGATGCCGTCTGCGCAGCGTGACCTACTTCACGTCGGTCGAGGCGCTGGAAGAGGTCATCGCGATGGGCGCGATCGAGGGTTCGACGATGGCCATGAACCAGCTCGACCGCGTTCTGGCCGGATTGCGGGCGTACGCACAGGGCAAGGGCACGCAGGTGGAAATGCTCGACGACGCCCACGTGCGCATCACCCGACTGATCGAGGGCCCGCGTGAACTGGTGTGGCGCGCGCACCATGAGCCCGACCTGCTGCGGCGGTGGATGCTCGGTCCCGACGGCTGGTCGATGACCACGTGCGAGGTGGCCCCCGAGGTGGGGCAGACCTACCGTTACGAGTGGGTGCAGAACGGCGTCGAGGGTTCCGGCTTCGGGTTCGAGGGCGAGACCCTGCTGGTCGACCCGCCGCGGCGTGCCGCGACGACCGAGCGGATGATCGGTACGGACGGCCCAACCGTCATCAACGACCTCACCCTCGAGGAAGAAGACGGCGCCACGTTGCTGACCCTGGTGATGGAGTACCCCGACGCCGAGACTCGCGACATGATCCTCGCGACCGGCATGGCCGAGGGAATGGAAACCAGCTACGCGCGGCTGGAGTCGGTGCTCGCCGGCGAAACGGCGGTCCACTGACGCGCAGCGCCTCCTCCACAGGCCGGCAACTCCGGGGAGTTATCCCCAGAACGCCGCCGCGCGACCTCCAGGCCGCGCGGCGGCGTTGCACGCTGAGGGCATGAGCGCACCCATCCAATCCCCACCGCTGACCGATGACCTGCGCCTGCAGGAATACCTGGAGCCGCTCCTGCAGAGCGCGACTCGTCGCCAACTCTGGCTGTTCTTTCTCGACGCGGACGACCGCCTCGACGGTCCGGTACTTCCGGTCGGCGAACTGCCCGGTGACCCCGCCGTAGTCGTGCAGGTCGATGACTTCGGCGACGGCCCGTTCGCCGACGTCCTCGGCGCGCGACTATCGCTCCTCATGCGCGAACTTGAATTCGCCCAGATCGTGCTCGTGTGGGAACGGCCGGGAGGTGCGAAGGTTCGCGCGGAAGAGCGCGCCTGGGGCCGGGCCCTGGGCGGGGCGCTGCGCGCCAACGGCGCCCGCGTGCGCGCGCAATTCGTGCTGCACGACCGCGGGATGCAGATCATCGCACCCGACGACCTGATGTAGCGGCGGGCGCGGCAACGCGCGGCAACCCCGGCCGCGGCAACCGCCGTCAGGCGCGGGGCAGGGCGTCCTCGAGGGCGACCCACGCGAGCATCGCGCACTTCACGCGGGCGGTGAACTTCGACACCCCCGACAGCGAGGTCGCGTCGCCGTAGACGTCCTCGTCGAGCGGGATCCGCCCGCGCGAGCGCAGCGCCTCACGGAAGCCGGCGATCAGGGCGATCGCCTCTTCCCGGCTCATGCCGCCGTCGGATTCGACCCGGTCGTCCACGAGCGAGGCGAGCATGGATGCCGACGCTTGCGAGATCGAGCATCCGGCGCCGTCCCACGTGACCGAGGTGAGCGTCTCGCCGTCGTCGGAGACGCGCGCGCGCAGGGTGATGTCGTCGCCGCAGATGGGGTTGTGCTGGTGGGAGGTGGCGGTGCGGCCGTCCTCGGGGGCGAGTCCGCGGGCGTGCGGGTGCTTGGAGTGATCGAGGATCAGGTCCTGGTACAGCGATTCCAGCCCGCTCATGCGTGTGCTCCTTCGGCTCCGAAGAACGCGCGTACTCCGGAGACGGCGTCAAGGAAGCGGTCGATGTCGTCGTCGGTGGTGAAGACGGATGCCGATGCGCGCACCGAGGCGGTCAGGCCGAACCGGGCGTGCAGGGGCTTGGCGCAGTGGTGGCCGACGCGCACCGCGATGCCGCGGGAGTCGAGGAACTGGCCCACGTCGTGGGCGTGGACGCCGGCGACGTCGAACGAGGCCAGTCCGATCCGATCGACGGTGCCGTCCGCGGCATCCCCCAGCACCCGCACGCCGTCGATGTCGCGGAGCCCGGCGAGCAGGCGCCGGCCGATGGTGCGCTCGTGCGCGTGCACGGCATCCATCCCGATGTCCTGGAGGTAGCGCACCGCGGCGCCCAGACCGATGGCCTGCGACACCGGCTGCGTGCCGGCTTCGAATTTCTGCGGCGCGGGCAGGAAGCCGGCCTCGTCGAGGGTGACCGTGGTGACCATCGACCCGCCGGTGAGGAACGGCGGCAGCGCCTCGAGCACCTCGGTGCGGCCGTACAGGGCGCCGAGGCCATAGGGGCCGAGCATCTTGTGGCTGGAGAACGCGGCGAGGTCGACGCCGAGCGCCGGCAGGTCCAGCGGCAGGTGGGGCACCGACTGGCAGGCATCCATCACCGTCAGCGCACCGACCGCCCGCGCGAGCGCGACGAGCTCGGCAACGGGGTTCACGATGCCGAGCACGTTCGAGACGTGCGCGAACGCCACGACACGGGTGCGCTCGCCGATGATCGACGCGGCGGCATCCAGGTCCCACGTGCCGTCGTCGCGCACCGGGATGTGACGCAGCACGGCGCCAGTGCGGGCTGCCAGTTCCTGCCAGGGGATGAGGTTCGCGTGGTGCTCGGCCTCGGTGACGACCAGTTCGTCGCCCGGGCGGAGCGCGTAGGGGGCGGATGCCGGCAGGCCGCGGCCCGCGGTGGCGTTGCCGATCGAGTAGGCGACGAGGTTGAGGGCGGCGGTCGCGCCGGCGGACCAGACGAGGTTCTCCGGTGCCGCACCGACGAATCCGGCGACGGTCTCGCGGGCGTCCTCGAAAAGCTCGGTCGCCTCGGCGGCGAGGGTGTGCGCGCCGCGGTGCACGGCGGAATTCGCCCGGGTGAGGAAGTCGATCTCGGTGTCGAGCACGACCCGCGGCTTCTGGCTCGTCGCTCCGGAGTCGAGGTAGATGAGCGGCTCGCCGCCCACGGTTTCACCGAGGATCGGGAAGTCGGCGCGCAGCGCGGCGGCGTCGAGGACCCGGCCGGGCTCGGATGCGAGAGTTGTCACCCTTCCAGGCTACGCCGCGTGGCGGCGGGTGGCTGCGGATCGATGTGGGCCACCAGGCCGTAGCTGGCCTGGTGGTTCCCCGCGCGATCGTCGCCGGGGAGTGGCCGAGCCCGGCGCCGGTCGATGAGCTTCGACGAATCCAGCAGCCACGGGACAAGTGTGATGGCCACGCCGTGCACGAGCATGAGGTGCTGTGCGAGGCGTTTGGCGCGTCCGTTGTGCAAGAACACCTCCCACCAGTGCCCGACGATGTACTGCGGCAGGTAGATCGTGACCACCGACGACCCGTGTTTCTCGCGGTAGTCGCGGATGAATCCCGCCAGCGGGGCGGCGTAGTGACGGTAGGGCGACTCGAGGATGACCAGCGGCACCGGCACCGCGTGCTCTTCCCAGTCGGCCTCCAATTGGGCGGTCTCCCGCCTGGCGATCGCGATGTGAACCGCCAGCGTCGTGTCGTGCTCGGCCGCCAGGGCATAGTCGATCGC is drawn from Microbacterium sp. zg-B96 and contains these coding sequences:
- a CDS encoding SufS family cysteine desulfurase translates to MTTLASEPGRVLDAAALRADFPILGETVGGEPLIYLDSGATSQKPRVVLDTEIDFLTRANSAVHRGAHTLAAEATELFEDARETVAGFVGAAPENLVWSAGATAALNLVAYSIGNATAGRGLPASAPYALRPGDELVVTEAEHHANLIPWQELAARTGAVLRHIPVRDDGTWDLDAAASIIGERTRVVAFAHVSNVLGIVNPVAELVALARAVGALTVMDACQSVPHLPLDLPALGVDLAAFSSHKMLGPYGLGALYGRTEVLEALPPFLTGGSMVTTVTLDEAGFLPAPQKFEAGTQPVSQAIGLGAAVRYLQDIGMDAVHAHERTIGRRLLAGLRDIDGVRVLGDAADGTVDRIGLASFDVAGVHAHDVGQFLDSRGIAVRVGHHCAKPLHARFGLTASVRASASVFTTDDDIDRFLDAVSGVRAFFGAEGAHA